One genomic segment of Natrialbaceae archaeon AArc-T1-2 includes these proteins:
- the pabB gene encoding aminodeoxychorismate synthase, component I — translation MARVVTTLEAFRRVARDAPSGVRIPVEVRLEVTDPFLAYRRARDDDGGAILETTGGQSGWGYFGVDPVERLTVGPDAVARSDGSPTLAALEGLLAGERLVRGACSIPYPCGAIGWLSYDVARELEELPGSADDDRGLARLEVAVYDRLAAWKEPRDGETVLRIGACPRLEDDPERAYERGKERALELVERIREGDRSVGEPPTTAATATFESDCGREAFADRVRAVKESIRDGDTFQANVSQRLVAPAAVHPVAAYDALRRVNPAPYSCLLEFRNVDLVSASPELLLERDDEFVRTEPIAGTRPRGETPDEDEALEADLLGDEKERAEHAMLVDLERNDLGKVCQYGSVEVSEYRRVDRYSAVMHLVSNVAGRLRADATLADAIAAVFPGGTITGAPKPKTMEIIDEREATRRGPYTGSVGVFGFDGRATMNIVIRTLVRHDDEYHLRVGAGIVHDSDPYREYDETLDKARALVTAVDEALGERAAMAVGTDGDRP, via the coding sequence ATGGCCCGGGTCGTGACCACGCTCGAGGCGTTTCGTCGCGTCGCGCGGGACGCTCCGTCCGGCGTGCGGATCCCCGTCGAGGTCCGCCTCGAGGTCACGGACCCGTTTCTCGCCTACAGACGCGCACGAGACGACGATGGCGGAGCCATCCTCGAGACGACCGGCGGTCAGTCGGGCTGGGGATACTTCGGCGTCGATCCGGTCGAACGACTCACCGTCGGCCCGGACGCCGTCGCCCGCTCGGACGGCTCACCCACGCTCGCTGCACTCGAGGGACTGCTCGCCGGCGAACGGCTCGTCCGCGGAGCGTGCTCGATTCCCTACCCCTGTGGCGCGATCGGCTGGCTCTCGTACGACGTCGCTCGCGAACTCGAGGAACTGCCGGGATCGGCCGACGACGATCGGGGGCTGGCACGCCTCGAGGTCGCCGTCTACGACCGGCTCGCGGCCTGGAAGGAGCCGAGAGACGGCGAGACGGTACTACGGATTGGGGCCTGTCCTCGCCTCGAGGACGATCCGGAGCGGGCTTACGAACGGGGCAAGGAACGAGCGCTCGAACTCGTCGAGCGAATCCGCGAGGGCGACCGCTCGGTCGGCGAGCCGCCGACGACGGCGGCGACGGCGACGTTCGAGAGCGACTGCGGCCGGGAAGCGTTCGCCGACCGGGTCCGGGCGGTCAAGGAGTCGATCCGCGACGGCGATACCTTCCAGGCGAACGTTTCCCAACGGCTCGTCGCGCCCGCGGCGGTCCATCCCGTCGCAGCCTACGACGCCCTCAGGCGGGTCAACCCCGCGCCGTACTCCTGTCTGCTCGAGTTCCGAAACGTGGATCTGGTGAGTGCCAGTCCCGAGTTGCTCTTAGAGCGCGACGACGAGTTCGTCCGGACGGAGCCGATCGCGGGCACCCGTCCGCGCGGGGAGACGCCCGACGAGGACGAGGCACTCGAGGCCGACCTGCTCGGCGACGAGAAAGAGCGGGCCGAACACGCCATGCTGGTCGATCTCGAACGCAACGATCTCGGAAAGGTCTGTCAGTACGGCAGCGTCGAGGTCAGTGAGTATCGCCGGGTCGATCGCTACTCGGCGGTGATGCACCTCGTCTCGAACGTGGCCGGCCGCCTGCGTGCGGACGCGACGCTCGCCGACGCGATCGCCGCCGTTTTCCCCGGCGGGACGATCACCGGCGCGCCGAAGCCGAAGACGATGGAAATCATCGACGAGCGCGAGGCGACCCGCCGCGGCCCCTATACGGGCAGCGTGGGCGTCTTCGGCTTCGACGGCCGGGCGACGATGAACATCGTGATCCGGACGCTCGTCCGCCACGACGACGAGTACCACCTCCGGGTCGGTGCGGGGATCGTTCACGACTCCGATCCGTACCGCGAGTACGACGAGACCCTGGACAAAGCGCGAGCGCTCGTGACCGCCGTCGACGAGGCACTCGGCGAGCGGGCGGCGATGGCGGTCGGAACCGACGGTGATCGGCCGTGA
- a CDS encoding helix-hairpin-helix domain-containing protein yields the protein MAILQKLKSLLGLGDSRSERRRDRDVAVTVEREGGQSDDATESNAAVPGDPAEVSETDAVSPTGDEEPAAADLVEGDETAEERDGDGTDEEADLEESAAAGSDAAAATDSLTQQSERPDEAAEPAEATGPSEADAAPTDEKAGESVQPVPVDDIKGIGPAYSDRLADAGVETVRDLAAADAEALAEETDISATRIQGWIDRAEVR from the coding sequence ATGGCGATCCTCCAGAAACTGAAGTCGCTGCTCGGACTCGGCGACTCCCGTTCCGAGCGACGGCGCGACCGGGACGTCGCAGTGACCGTTGAGCGCGAGGGCGGCCAGTCGGACGACGCGACCGAATCGAACGCGGCCGTTCCGGGCGATCCCGCAGAGGTATCCGAGACCGACGCTGTCTCGCCGACCGGCGACGAAGAACCGGCAGCGGCCGATCTCGTGGAAGGCGACGAGACCGCCGAGGAACGCGACGGAGACGGCACCGACGAGGAAGCCGACCTCGAGGAGTCGGCCGCGGCGGGAAGCGACGCCGCAGCCGCGACCGACTCGCTGACCCAGCAAAGCGAGCGTCCAGACGAGGCGGCCGAGCCCGCGGAGGCGACCGGTCCGTCGGAGGCAGACGCCGCACCGACGGACGAGAAAGCCGGCGAGTCGGTCCAGCCGGTGCCGGTCGACGACATCAAAGGTATCGGGCCGGCCTACTCCGACCGACTCGCCGACGCCGGCGTCGAGACCGTACGCGACCTCGCGGCCGCGGATGCCGAGGCACTCGCCGAGGAGACAGACATCTCGGCGACGCGCATTCAGGGCTGGATCGACCGTGCAGAGGTTCGATAA